A region from the Lolium perenne isolate Kyuss_39 chromosome 4, Kyuss_2.0, whole genome shotgun sequence genome encodes:
- the LOC127332505 gene encoding nucleolar complex-associated protein 3, with protein MGKSSKKKNKVILAPPLPPELDEDDIVVSDDDVEFVEKNPQQARNLADLDKDAIDGFLKRIADHDDDKVELLYEERERKRRAAEALKPRNGDDIEVDPVDALPVKTLDGKVVYRPAKKARSGDEANGVKSRSEEKGDGATQGSQKEPKGRSSKKEASKLQNLQSPTEVPKENLHSVVLEEVKEELSSDELFEKKKAQLAELGMALLEDPESNIRSLNDLLILCNDMDQKVVKLGIMSLLAVFRDIIPSYRIRQLTEKELAVEVSKEVKKTRYYEYTLIRSYKAYLQKLISLEKQPYFYLVAVRCLCSLLDAAPHFNFRESLLASVVKNLSSSNDVARKLCCEAIRSLFRNEGKHRGEATIEAVRLIAAHVKLHDCQLHPDSIEVCLSLKFDEDLGKDDSKEDKLKPKKNKRYQNRDVAKPSEKKKIKKEMLSKARQEVRADLRAVSFTLDPKEKKMIQRETLAALFETYFRILKHSMNNSRYKATSVFPGGSHPLLAPCLEGLGKFSHLIDLDFMSELIACLKKLSGYTDHQGEIPPDNALSVSERLQCCIVAFKVWRNNLEALNVDLQDFFVQLYNLILEYRPDRDHGEVLADALKTLLWEGKQQDMLRAAAFIKRLATFALSFGSAEAISALITLKHLLQKNTKCRNMLENDAGGGSLSSLVAKYDPEAKDPYLSGALATVLWELSLLQKHYDPSVSGMASNVLSMANLNATQNPVQLSSANPLEAYKDLSMGLELSKPAGKVLTLKCKRKRRSKEFVALSPDVLQKADCTVGEDELREKLQSHFAVLRGISENERLRTELNHTLSSINMYKEYKKQKKQSKKSKTGRKKVTRS; from the exons ATGGGGAAGAGCagcaagaagaagaacaaggtcatcctcgcgccgccgctgccgccggagcTCGACGAAGACGATATCGTCGTATCCGACGACGATGTCGAATTCGTCGAGAAGAATCCACAGCAAGCCCGCAATCTCGCCGACCTGGACAAAGATGCCATCGACGGTTTTCTCAAAAGGATCGCCGACCACGACGACGACAAGGTCGAGCTCCTCTACGAGGAGCGCGAGCGCAAGAGGAGGGCGGCCGAAGCACTCAAGCCCAGGAACGGCGACGATATCGAGGTGGACCCCGTCGACGCGCTCCCTGTCAAGACTCTGGACGGGAAGGTGGTCTACAGACCAG CCAAGAAAGCAAGGTCTGGTGACGAAGCTAATGGCGTTAAATCTAGATCTGAAGAAAAAGGGGATGGTGCCACCCAAGGTTCCCAAAAAGAACCTAAGGGAAGATCCAGCAAAAAGGAAGCTAGTAAACTACAGAATCTGCAATCTCCAACTGAAGTTCCCAAGGAAAATCTGCACTCAGTAGTGTTG GAAGAGGTGAAAGAAGAACTTTCATCTGATGAATTGTTTGAGAAAAAGAAGGCCCAGCTTGCTGAACTAGGGATGGCCTTGCTTGAAGACCCAGAGTCAAACATTAGATCCCTGAATGATCTGTTAATCTTATGCAACGACATGGACCAGAAGGTTGTTAAACTTGGTATAATGTCCTTGCTTGCTGTGTTTAGGGACATAATTCCCAG TTATCGGATTAGGCAGCTGACAGAAAAAGAGCTCGCTGTAGAAGTTTCAAAAGAAGTGAAGAAGACGAGATATTATGAATACACGCTTATTCGCTCCTACAAG GCATACCTACAAAAACTGATATCACTGGAGAAGCAACCGTATTTCTATCTTGTGGCTGTTCGTTGCTTGTGTAGTTTATTAGATGCTGCTCCGCACTTTAACTTCCGTGAAAGCTTACTGGCTAGTGTGGTAAAAAATTTAAGCTCCTCGAATGATGTAGCCAG GAAACTATGTTGTGAGGCGATAAGATCTCTATTTAGAAATGAAGGAAAACATCGTGGTGAGGCAACCATTGAAGCAGTAAGATTGATAGCAGCCCATGTCAAGCTCCATGATTGCCAGCTCCATCCCGATAGCATTGag GTCTGCTTGTCTTTGAAGTTTGATGAAGACCTTGGAAAAGATGATAGCAAGGAAGACAAACTGAAACCAAAGAAGAATAAACGATATCAGAATCGGGATGTCGCAAAACCGAGTGAgaagaagaaaataaaaaaggagaTGCTTTCTAAGGCCAGACAAGAG GTTCGTGCGGATCTTAGAGCTGTTTCGTTTACTCTTGATCCAAAGGAGAAAAAAATGATACAAAGGGAAACTCTCGCAGCTCTGTTTGAGACCTATTTTCGAATTTTGAAGCATAGCATGAACAATTCAAG GTACAAGGCCACCAGTGTCTTTCCTGGTGGCTCGCACCCTTTACTTGCTCCATGCTTGGAGGGCTTAGGAAAATTCTCGCATTTAATTGATTTGGATTTCATGAGTGAACTTATTGCTTGCCTTAAGAAGCTTTCTGGGTATACAGACCATCAAGGTGAAATTCCGCCAGATAATGCACTCTCTGTGTCAGAACGTCTGCAATGCTGCATAGTTGCTTTCAAAGTCTGGAGGAACAATCTTGAGGCTTTGAACGTTGACCTGCAGGACTTCTTTGTGCAGCTTTATAACCTTATACTGGAGTATCGGCCTGACAG AGATCATGGAGAGGTTTTGGCCGATGCTCTGAAAACACTTCTGTGGGAAGGCAAGCAGCAGGATATGCTAAGAGCAGCTGCTTTCATTAAACGTCTGGCCACATTTGCTCTGTCATTTGGCTCTGCAGAAGCAATATCAG CCTTGATCACGCTGAAGCATCTCCTCCAGAAGAATACAAAGTGCCGAAACATGTTGGAAAATGATGCTGGTGGTGGTTCCCTGTCCAGCTTAGTTGCG AAATATGACCCAGAGGCTAAAGATCCTTATTTGAGCGGCGCACTAGCTACAGTCCTTTGGGAACTTAGCCTTCTTCAGAAGCATTATGACCCATCTGTTTCTGGAATGGCTTCAAATGTCCTGAGCATGGCAAATCTGAACGCCACTCAGAATCCAGTTCAACTTTCTAGTGCAAACCCTCTGGAAGCATACAAAGACTTGTCAATGGGGCTGGAATTATCAAAACCAGCCGGCAAGGTGTTGACGCTGAAGTGCAAAAGGAAACGGCGCAGTAAGGAGTTTGTCGCCCTAAGCCCAGATGTGCTTCAGAAGGCAGATTGCACGGTGGGTGAAGATGAACTCAGAGAGAAGTTGCAAAGTCATTTTGCGGTGCTAAGAGGCATTTCAGAGAATGAGAGATTGAGGACCGAGTTGAACCATACATTGTCATCCATAAACATGTATAAGGAATACAAGAAGCAGAAAAAGCAAAGCAAGAAATCAAAAACTGGCAGGAAGAAAGTTACAAGGTCATAG